A window of Castor canadensis chromosome 10, mCasCan1.hap1v2, whole genome shotgun sequence contains these coding sequences:
- the Tpra1 gene encoding transmembrane protein adipocyte-associated 1 isoform X2: protein MDTLQEAIWGNQSTVSPPPLAPNISVPHRCLLLLYQGIGTSRVRYWDLLLLVPNVLFFIFLLWKLPFARAKIRVTSSPIFITFYILVFVVALVGIARAVVSMTVSASDAATVADKILWEITRFFLLAIELSVVILGLAFGHLESKSSIKRVLAITTVLSLAYSVTQGTLEILYPDSHLSAEDFNIYGHGGRQFWLVSSCFFFLVYSLVVVLPKTPLKDRISLPSRRSFYVYAGILALLNLLQGLGSALLCADVIVGLCSEPKILFSYKCQVDETEEPDVHLPQPYAVARREGMEATGATGASTSCYSSTQFDSAGVAYLDDIASMPCHTGSINSTDSERWRPSVPERASKDRLTPRQS, encoded by the exons ATGGACACCCTGCAGGAGGCGATCTGGGGTAACCAGAGCACAGTGTCACCCCCACCCTTGGCGCCAAACATCAGCGTGCCTCACCGCTGCCTGCTGCTACTCTACCAGGGCATCGGCACCTCCAG GGTTCGGTACTGGGACCTCCTGCTGCTCGTCCCCAACGTGCTCTTCTTCATCTTCCTACTCTGGAAGCTTCCATTTGCTCGAGCCAAGATCCGTGTCACCTCCAGCCCCATTTTCATCACCTTCTATATCCTG GTGTTCGTGGTGGCCCTGGTGGGTATTGCCCGGGCAGTGGTGTCCATGACGGTCAGTGCCTCAGATGCGGCAACAGTAGCTGACAAG ATCCTGTGGGAGATCACTCGCTTCTTCCTGCTGGCCATCGAGCTGAGTGTGGTCATCCTGGGCCTGGCCTTCG GTCACCTGGAGAGCAAGTCCAGCATCAAGCGGGTGCTAGCCATCACCACAGTGTTATCGCTGGCCTACTCTGTCACCCAG GGGACCCTGGAAATCCTGTACCCCGACTCCCACCTCTCGGCTGAGGACTTCAACATCTACGGGCACGGGGGCCGCCAGTTCTGGCTGGTCAGCTCCTGCTTCTTCTTCCTG GTCTACTCACTGGTGGTGGTCCTCCCCAAGACCCCGCTGAAGGACCGCATCTCCCTGCCCT CACGGAGGAGCTTCTATGTGTACGCGGGCATCCTGGCGCTGCTCAACCTGCTGCAGGGGCTGGGGAGCGCGCTGCTGTGCGCCGACGTCATCGTGGGGCTGTG CTCGGAGCCCAAGATCCTTTTCTCCTACAAGTGTCAAGTGGATGAGACCGAGGAACCTGATGTGCACCTGCCACAGCCGTACGCTGTGGCCCGGAGGGAGGGCATGGAAGCCACGGGGGCCACCGGGGCCTCAACCTCGTGCTACTCGAGCACGCAGTTTGATTCAGCTGGAGTTGCCTACCTGGACGATATCGCATCCATGCCCTGCCACACAGGCAGCATCAACAGCACGGACAGTGAGCGCTGGAGGCCATCAGTGCCTGAGAGGGCCTCCAAGGACAGACTGACTCCCAGGCAGAGCTGA
- the Tpra1 gene encoding transmembrane protein adipocyte-associated 1 isoform X1, with amino-acid sequence MDTLQEAIWGNQSTVSPPPLAPNISVPHRCLLLLYQGIGTSRVRYWDLLLLVPNVLFFIFLLWKLPFARAKIRVTSSPIFITFYILVFVVALVGIARAVVSMTVSASDAATVADKILWEITRFFLLAIELSVVILGLAFGHLESKSSIKRVLAITTVLSLAYSVTQGTLEILYPDSHLSAEDFNIYGHGGRQFWLVSSCFFFLVYSLVVVLPKTPLKDRISLPSRRSFYVYAGILALLNLLQGLGSALLCADVIVGLCCVDATTFLYFSFFAPLIYVAFLRGFFGSEPKILFSYKCQVDETEEPDVHLPQPYAVARREGMEATGATGASTSCYSSTQFDSAGVAYLDDIASMPCHTGSINSTDSERWRPSVPERASKDRLTPRQS; translated from the exons ATGGACACCCTGCAGGAGGCGATCTGGGGTAACCAGAGCACAGTGTCACCCCCACCCTTGGCGCCAAACATCAGCGTGCCTCACCGCTGCCTGCTGCTACTCTACCAGGGCATCGGCACCTCCAG GGTTCGGTACTGGGACCTCCTGCTGCTCGTCCCCAACGTGCTCTTCTTCATCTTCCTACTCTGGAAGCTTCCATTTGCTCGAGCCAAGATCCGTGTCACCTCCAGCCCCATTTTCATCACCTTCTATATCCTG GTGTTCGTGGTGGCCCTGGTGGGTATTGCCCGGGCAGTGGTGTCCATGACGGTCAGTGCCTCAGATGCGGCAACAGTAGCTGACAAG ATCCTGTGGGAGATCACTCGCTTCTTCCTGCTGGCCATCGAGCTGAGTGTGGTCATCCTGGGCCTGGCCTTCG GTCACCTGGAGAGCAAGTCCAGCATCAAGCGGGTGCTAGCCATCACCACAGTGTTATCGCTGGCCTACTCTGTCACCCAG GGGACCCTGGAAATCCTGTACCCCGACTCCCACCTCTCGGCTGAGGACTTCAACATCTACGGGCACGGGGGCCGCCAGTTCTGGCTGGTCAGCTCCTGCTTCTTCTTCCTG GTCTACTCACTGGTGGTGGTCCTCCCCAAGACCCCGCTGAAGGACCGCATCTCCCTGCCCT CACGGAGGAGCTTCTATGTGTACGCGGGCATCCTGGCGCTGCTCAACCTGCTGCAGGGGCTGGGGAGCGCGCTGCTGTGCGCCGACGTCATCGTGGGGCTGTG CTGCGTGGACGCCACCACCTTCCTCTACTTCAGCTTCTTTGCTCCGCTCATCTACGTAGCCTTCCTCCGCGGCTTCTTTGG CTCGGAGCCCAAGATCCTTTTCTCCTACAAGTGTCAAGTGGATGAGACCGAGGAACCTGATGTGCACCTGCCACAGCCGTACGCTGTGGCCCGGAGGGAGGGCATGGAAGCCACGGGGGCCACCGGGGCCTCAACCTCGTGCTACTCGAGCACGCAGTTTGATTCAGCTGGAGTTGCCTACCTGGACGATATCGCATCCATGCCCTGCCACACAGGCAGCATCAACAGCACGGACAGTGAGCGCTGGAGGCCATCAGTGCCTGAGAGGGCCTCCAAGGACAGACTGACTCCCAGGCAGAGCTGA